From a region of the Aeoliella mucimassa genome:
- the infA gene encoding translation initiation factor IF-1, which yields MANQKEEALEVEGTVTQALANTRFRVEIEGGHLVTAHVAGRMRKHFIRIVPGDRVRVELSPYDLTKGRITYRER from the coding sequence ATGGCGAATCAGAAAGAAGAGGCTCTCGAAGTCGAGGGCACAGTAACTCAAGCTTTGGCTAACACTCGATTTCGCGTAGAAATCGAAGGGGGACACTTGGTGACCGCCCATGTGGCTGGCCGGATGCGCAAGCACTTTATTCGTATTGTTCCGGGCGACCGGGTACGAGTTGAACTATCGCCCTACGATCTGACGAAGGGCCGCATCACTTACCGCGAGCGGTAA
- a CDS encoding efflux RND transporter periplasmic adaptor subunit: MSVDPEDVQRAKREIQAIVQQIAEMSRADVSVEQFYDEFLNKVVAALAAVGGAVWSLSGNGLQLTYQINLRNSGLVDNPIGQEQHGRLLQRTLASEEGLLVAPHSGAALDTDAADEHVAANPTEYLLVLVPVHNDQGPQGVVEVFQRPGARPATQRGYLRFLQQTCDLAGEFLRGRRLRHLAEKQTLWEQLESFTRTAHQSLDTREAAYTIANEGRRLIGCDRVSVAIQRGSRCIVEAVSGQDTFDSRANVVSLLNKVARSVTKTGDDVWYTGDTSNFAPQVEKTVNAYVDESHTKSMAVLPLFKPEPEEQEGEANQQKRRKPIGALIVEQMVDSSPSEGYTQRVEVVRTHSSTALANAIEHNSLFLMPVWKTLGKATTLFTGNTKWKTIAVIALVGTLAFMALTYKTDFNLEGSGSLQPVALRGIYARMDGRISDIHFGYNQLVNKGDLLVEQESFELNQEMTRLQGELEQIQENIRSTQRMRSGSGSLTASEENEISFQLGELKTKERNQLAMIEKCLEQKELLEVYSPITGRVITGKSQIEQLPNRTIARGQMLLEVADLSGDWYLEVLMPEKHMRFVNDAMRDATDKGEELEVTFYLATQPAELFHGHVELIETTSEARGEDGNSVLMRVQFAEGDLVRLRQDVLHNEDPKVGTEAIVKVHCGKKEIGYVYLHDLIDFIRAKILFPMW, translated from the coding sequence GTGTCGGTCGATCCCGAGGACGTCCAACGCGCAAAACGCGAAATCCAAGCGATCGTCCAGCAAATTGCCGAAATGTCGCGAGCCGATGTCTCGGTCGAGCAGTTCTACGACGAATTCCTCAATAAAGTAGTTGCTGCCCTAGCCGCGGTCGGCGGGGCGGTGTGGTCGCTGTCGGGCAACGGCCTGCAGCTCACCTATCAAATCAATCTCCGAAACAGCGGGCTCGTTGATAACCCAATTGGCCAGGAGCAGCACGGGCGGCTACTGCAGCGGACACTTGCTAGCGAAGAAGGCTTGCTCGTGGCCCCCCACTCGGGGGCAGCACTCGATACCGACGCCGCCGACGAGCACGTTGCGGCCAATCCCACCGAGTACCTGTTGGTGCTTGTGCCGGTGCATAACGACCAAGGCCCCCAAGGGGTGGTCGAAGTGTTCCAGCGCCCTGGAGCTCGGCCGGCAACTCAGCGGGGGTACCTGCGGTTCCTGCAGCAAACTTGCGACTTGGCTGGCGAGTTCCTCCGCGGGCGACGGTTGCGTCACCTGGCCGAAAAGCAAACCTTGTGGGAGCAGCTCGAGTCGTTTACTCGCACTGCTCACCAATCGCTCGACACTCGCGAAGCCGCTTACACGATTGCCAACGAAGGGCGGCGGCTTATCGGCTGCGATCGCGTGAGCGTTGCCATTCAGCGCGGCAGCCGCTGCATTGTCGAGGCCGTGAGCGGGCAAGATACCTTCGACAGTCGTGCGAACGTGGTCTCGCTGCTTAACAAGGTCGCTCGCTCGGTTACCAAGACCGGCGACGACGTTTGGTACACCGGCGACACCTCGAACTTTGCGCCGCAAGTCGAAAAGACAGTGAACGCCTACGTCGACGAGTCGCACACCAAGAGCATGGCAGTGCTACCGCTGTTCAAGCCCGAGCCCGAAGAGCAAGAAGGCGAGGCCAACCAGCAAAAGCGTCGCAAACCGATCGGGGCGTTGATCGTCGAACAGATGGTCGACTCCAGTCCCTCCGAGGGCTACACCCAACGGGTCGAAGTGGTTCGCACTCATAGCTCGACCGCGCTTGCGAATGCCATTGAGCACAATAGCTTGTTCCTGATGCCGGTGTGGAAGACGCTGGGCAAAGCAACAACGCTGTTCACCGGCAATACCAAGTGGAAGACCATCGCGGTGATCGCTCTGGTCGGTACGCTGGCTTTCATGGCACTCACCTATAAAACCGATTTTAATCTCGAGGGTTCCGGAAGCCTGCAACCGGTCGCCTTACGTGGCATCTACGCACGGATGGATGGCAGGATCAGCGATATTCACTTTGGCTACAACCAACTCGTGAATAAGGGAGATTTGCTCGTCGAGCAGGAGAGCTTCGAGCTAAATCAGGAGATGACCCGCCTGCAAGGCGAACTCGAACAGATTCAAGAAAATATCCGCTCGACGCAACGCATGCGGAGTGGGTCGGGAAGCTTGACCGCCTCGGAAGAGAACGAAATCTCTTTCCAACTCGGTGAGCTGAAAACCAAAGAACGCAATCAACTGGCGATGATCGAGAAGTGCTTGGAGCAAAAAGAGTTGCTCGAAGTCTACAGCCCCATTACAGGGCGGGTCATTACCGGCAAAAGTCAGATTGAACAGTTGCCGAACCGCACCATTGCTCGCGGGCAGATGCTACTGGAAGTGGCCGACCTGTCGGGCGACTGGTACCTCGAAGTCCTGATGCCTGAAAAGCATATGCGGTTCGTCAACGACGCCATGCGCGATGCGACTGACAAGGGGGAAGAGCTTGAGGTCACGTTCTACCTGGCAACGCAGCCAGCCGAGTTGTTCCATGGACATGTGGAGTTGATCGAAACCACTTCCGAAGCCCGTGGCGAAGACGGTAACTCGGTGTTAATGCGGGTGCAGTTTGCCGAGGGAGACCTGGTTCGACTCAGGCAAGACGTGCTCCACAACGAAGATCCAAAAGTTGGCACCGAAGCGATCGTGAAGGTACATTGCGGTAAGAAGGAGATTGGGTACGTGTATTTGCACGATTTGATTGACTTTATCCGCGCGAAAATATTGTTCCCAATGTGGTAG
- a CDS encoding efflux RND transporter periplasmic adaptor subunit, which translates to MKALLLAIMMSFAGTMAWAQGSGRANPVLGDCQLSLLPENYIEVSADKAGKIKQMMVRVGSLIDEEQVFAQLDDVEARMQVRVAEQKLASAKARALDTIEEKYARAAADAAKATYDDLVAANSGGIDNVVPTTDLRAKKLEWVRAMLQIEKAQKDRDLAVHDYQVAKVEAEAAEVEVQRRVVTSPLSGQVVDLFRKQGEWVEPGEPILQLAKYDVLQCEGSVNLAKYDPREVQGCKVTIKAEVGLGRIEEATGRITYVEQQVLYDGDYTYKVLAEIPNREDRGRWALYPGLRATMTIHLGTATAGSASRIEGRGLSRPVAP; encoded by the coding sequence ATGAAAGCATTGTTGCTCGCCATCATGATGTCGTTCGCAGGTACCATGGCCTGGGCTCAAGGTTCTGGCCGGGCGAATCCGGTACTCGGCGACTGTCAGCTATCGCTGCTGCCAGAAAACTACATCGAAGTGTCTGCCGACAAGGCGGGCAAGATCAAACAAATGATGGTGCGAGTTGGCTCGCTCATCGACGAAGAGCAAGTGTTCGCCCAACTAGATGACGTCGAAGCTCGCATGCAGGTGCGTGTCGCCGAGCAGAAGCTCGCATCGGCCAAGGCCCGCGCGCTCGATACCATCGAAGAAAAGTACGCTCGTGCTGCCGCGGATGCGGCCAAGGCCACGTACGATGATTTGGTTGCCGCCAATTCTGGCGGTATCGACAACGTGGTACCGACTACCGACTTGCGGGCCAAGAAATTGGAGTGGGTGCGGGCCATGTTGCAGATTGAGAAAGCTCAAAAGGATCGCGACTTGGCAGTCCACGATTATCAAGTGGCGAAGGTTGAAGCAGAGGCCGCCGAGGTCGAGGTACAACGACGCGTTGTCACCTCTCCGCTGTCGGGCCAGGTAGTCGATCTCTTCCGCAAGCAGGGCGAATGGGTCGAGCCTGGGGAGCCCATTCTGCAACTCGCCAAGTACGATGTGCTGCAGTGCGAAGGAAGCGTGAATCTGGCCAAGTACGACCCTCGCGAAGTGCAGGGCTGCAAAGTAACCATCAAGGCTGAAGTTGGCCTGGGACGCATTGAGGAAGCCACTGGGCGGATTACCTACGTGGAGCAACAGGTGCTCTACGATGGCGACTACACCTACAAAGTGCTGGCCGAGATCCCGAATCGCGAGGATCGCGGCCGCTGGGCGTTGTACCCTGGTTTGCGTGCGACGATGACTATCCATCTCGGCACGGCCACCGCTGGCAGTGCTAGCCGAATCGAAGGGCGCGGCCTGAGTCGTCCCGTCGCTCCCTGA
- a CDS encoding hemolysin D — MATTTLADSLVSSSSRPLPIRMRPDLVARKQRYQGRIYWVVKEPVGLQYFRFEEEEYAILKMLDGRASLEQIAEQFEAQFPPQTIRTEELQHFIGTLHRSGLVITNAGGQGEQLKKLRDEKVNKQRISTFSNILAVRFKGIDPERILNFLHGYLWWFWTKPMLVVNSIIVSMAALLILVQFDVFQSKLPTFHEFFRADSWENWLLLGLVIGGTKIFHEFGHGLSCKYFGGECHEMGVMFLVLTPCLYCNVSDSWMLPNRWHRAAIGAAGMYVEVVLASICTFIWWFSDSDTTLNNVCLNIMFVSSVSTILFNANPLLRYDGYYILSDIIEIPNLRQKATTILTRKLGHWCLGIEPQDDPFLPQGNQALFALYSMAAAVYRWVVLFSILYFLNKVFEPYGLKILGQAIAMMSVYGLVVMPLWQLYKYFKVPGRLGKVKGWRLAISAAIVVAFLVGVASIPLPSHVYSHLVVQPSNSESVIVQQTGVLEEISEGIKPGVYVTEGQQLARLTNPELEAMVLELEGQKKLYEERLIALDTASRLGDTNQRNSAKGQIATVKQSLIGLEKQLEDQRENLERLVIRAPRSGVVIPPELVPEPKAVEEQLPTWWGTPFDKRNLGATLETGTKFCVVGNPKQLEARILLEQGDSDFVAVGQKVTVLLDQSPWLHYTSEINDIEKDEIPVVPSRLSSLTGGPLATEMDDAGVPRPLTPHFYAFAPITYDGNVLIGQIGQAKIAIPDRTLWQRLSRYVARTFNFDL; from the coding sequence ATGGCCACCACCACGCTTGCCGACAGCCTGGTTTCGAGTTCGTCGCGGCCGCTGCCGATTCGGATGCGACCCGACTTAGTCGCGCGCAAGCAGCGTTACCAAGGGCGGATCTATTGGGTGGTGAAGGAGCCAGTTGGGCTGCAGTACTTTCGCTTCGAAGAAGAAGAGTACGCCATCCTGAAGATGCTCGACGGACGGGCCAGCCTGGAGCAGATCGCCGAGCAGTTCGAAGCCCAGTTCCCGCCGCAGACGATTCGCACCGAAGAGCTACAGCACTTTATCGGTACACTGCACCGCAGCGGGTTGGTGATCACCAACGCAGGCGGGCAAGGGGAGCAGCTTAAAAAGCTCCGTGACGAAAAGGTCAACAAGCAGCGGATCTCTACGTTTAGTAATATTCTGGCGGTACGCTTCAAAGGGATCGACCCCGAGCGGATCCTCAATTTTTTGCATGGCTACCTATGGTGGTTCTGGACCAAGCCGATGCTGGTCGTGAACAGCATCATCGTGTCGATGGCCGCCTTGCTAATTCTGGTGCAGTTCGATGTGTTTCAGTCGAAGCTGCCGACCTTTCACGAGTTCTTTCGCGCTGATTCGTGGGAAAACTGGTTGCTGCTAGGTTTAGTGATCGGTGGTACCAAGATCTTCCACGAGTTTGGGCACGGGTTGTCGTGCAAATACTTTGGCGGCGAGTGCCATGAGATGGGGGTGATGTTTCTGGTGCTCACTCCCTGCTTGTACTGCAATGTGTCGGACTCATGGATGCTACCGAACCGTTGGCATCGAGCGGCTATCGGCGCTGCCGGTATGTACGTGGAGGTCGTGCTTGCGTCGATTTGCACGTTTATCTGGTGGTTTTCCGATTCGGATACCACGCTGAACAACGTGTGCTTGAACATCATGTTCGTCAGCTCGGTGAGCACCATTTTGTTCAACGCCAACCCGCTGTTGCGTTACGATGGTTACTACATTCTGAGCGATATCATCGAGATTCCGAATCTGCGTCAGAAGGCGACCACCATTCTCACCCGCAAGCTGGGCCACTGGTGCCTGGGCATCGAACCGCAGGACGATCCCTTTTTGCCGCAGGGCAATCAGGCGTTGTTTGCGCTCTACAGTATGGCCGCAGCGGTGTACCGGTGGGTGGTGCTGTTTTCGATTCTGTACTTCTTGAACAAGGTGTTCGAACCGTATGGCCTGAAGATTCTAGGGCAGGCCATCGCCATGATGTCGGTGTATGGCTTGGTGGTGATGCCGTTGTGGCAACTTTATAAGTACTTCAAGGTTCCCGGGAGGTTAGGCAAAGTGAAAGGCTGGCGACTGGCAATATCGGCGGCAATCGTAGTGGCCTTCCTCGTGGGCGTCGCTAGCATTCCGTTGCCAAGCCATGTGTACTCGCATCTGGTTGTGCAGCCGAGCAATAGCGAGAGCGTCATCGTTCAGCAAACCGGCGTGCTCGAGGAGATCTCCGAGGGCATCAAGCCCGGTGTCTATGTCACCGAAGGGCAGCAACTCGCCCGATTGACGAACCCAGAACTCGAAGCGATGGTGCTCGAGTTAGAAGGACAGAAGAAACTGTATGAGGAGCGGCTAATCGCCCTCGATACCGCGAGTCGGCTTGGCGACACCAACCAGCGCAATTCGGCCAAGGGGCAAATTGCCACGGTCAAGCAATCCTTGATTGGACTGGAAAAGCAACTCGAAGATCAGCGAGAGAACCTCGAGCGATTGGTGATCCGCGCGCCGCGCTCCGGGGTGGTCATCCCGCCGGAGCTAGTTCCCGAGCCGAAGGCCGTGGAAGAGCAGTTGCCCACCTGGTGGGGAACCCCCTTCGACAAGCGAAACCTCGGTGCAACGCTAGAAACCGGTACCAAGTTCTGCGTGGTTGGCAATCCCAAGCAGCTCGAAGCTCGTATTCTGTTGGAGCAAGGGGACTCCGATTTTGTCGCAGTCGGCCAGAAGGTGACCGTGTTGCTGGATCAATCGCCTTGGCTGCACTACACGTCGGAGATCAATGACATCGAGAAAGATGAGATACCAGTGGTGCCAAGTCGCTTGTCGAGCCTTACCGGTGGGCCGCTAGCAACCGAAATGGACGATGCCGGCGTGCCGCGCCCGCTGACGCCGCATTTCTATGCATTTGCTCCCATCACCTACGATGGCAACGTGCTGATTGGGCAAATCGGTCAGGCGAAGATTGCGATACCCGACCGTACGCTCTGGCAACGTTTGAGTCGCTACGTAGCGCGGACCTTTAACTTCGATCTCTAA
- a CDS encoding serine hydroxymethyltransferase, giving the protein MNFLQEQDPQLWSAIASEIERQQDGLEMIASENYTSPAVMQAAGSVLTNKYAEGYPGRRYYGGCEYVDIVEDLARNRAKELFGAEFANVQPHSGSQANAAVYLALLEPGDTVLGLDLAHGGHLTHGMKLNISGMLYNFVSYGVRQDDHRLDFDQIASLAKEHKPKLIVAGASAYPREIPHDKFAEIAKSVDAKLMVDMAHYAGLVAAGLHNSPVPVADVVTTTTHKTLRGPRAGLILAKKDYAKVLNSRVFPGTQGGPLMHVIAGKAVCFHEALQPEFKKYGQQVIDNAQALAEVLLEGKLNLVSGGTDNHLVLVDVTPLGIGGKTAEEVLDRCGITVNKNMIPYDERKPVDPSGIRVGTPALTSRGMGTDEMRTIGHWMLEALRSSEDEALHERIRGQVRDLCTNFPVPAAAVETNA; this is encoded by the coding sequence ATGAACTTCCTACAAGAACAAGATCCCCAGTTGTGGTCCGCCATTGCCAGCGAAATCGAGCGTCAGCAAGACGGGCTCGAGATGATCGCCAGCGAGAACTATACGAGCCCCGCCGTGATGCAGGCGGCTGGCAGCGTTTTGACCAATAAATATGCCGAAGGCTATCCCGGCCGGCGGTACTACGGCGGTTGCGAATACGTCGACATCGTCGAGGATCTCGCCCGCAATCGCGCGAAAGAGCTATTTGGCGCCGAGTTTGCCAACGTGCAGCCCCACTCCGGTTCGCAGGCAAATGCCGCGGTTTACTTGGCATTGCTCGAACCGGGCGACACCGTGCTGGGGCTCGACCTCGCCCACGGTGGCCATCTGACGCACGGCATGAAGCTGAACATCTCGGGCATGCTCTACAACTTCGTCAGCTACGGCGTCCGACAGGACGATCACCGGCTCGATTTCGACCAGATCGCCAGCCTGGCCAAGGAGCATAAGCCTAAGCTCATCGTGGCCGGTGCCAGCGCCTACCCACGCGAGATTCCCCACGACAAGTTTGCCGAGATTGCCAAGTCGGTCGACGCCAAGTTAATGGTCGACATGGCCCACTACGCTGGGTTGGTCGCCGCGGGGCTGCATAACAGTCCGGTTCCTGTGGCCGACGTGGTCACCACCACTACCCACAAGACCCTGCGTGGTCCGCGAGCTGGTTTGATCCTGGCCAAGAAGGACTACGCGAAGGTGCTGAACAGTCGCGTGTTCCCCGGTACCCAAGGTGGTCCGCTGATGCACGTGATCGCTGGCAAAGCGGTTTGCTTCCACGAAGCCCTGCAGCCGGAGTTCAAGAAGTACGGCCAGCAAGTGATCGACAACGCCCAGGCGTTGGCCGAGGTGCTGCTCGAAGGCAAGCTGAACTTGGTGAGCGGCGGTACCGACAATCACTTGGTGCTGGTCGACGTCACTCCGCTAGGCATCGGCGGCAAGACAGCCGAAGAAGTGCTGGATCGTTGTGGCATCACGGTCAACAAGAACATGATTCCCTACGACGAGCGTAAGCCAGTGGATCCCAGCGGTATCCGCGTCGGCACGCCTGCCCTCACCTCTCGGGGAATGGGCACCGACGAGATGCGGACCATCGGTCACTGGATGCTCGAAGCCCTTCGCTCGTCGGAAGACGAAGCGTTGCACGAGCGGATTCGTGGCCAGGTTCGCGACCTGTGTACCAACTTCCCGGTGCCAGCGGCTGCGGTCGAAACGAACGCTTAA
- a CDS encoding response regulator, whose product MSEKSRILIADDNEPNVELLEAYLANLDAEIEIAVDGQDTLDKVASFQPQLILLDVMMPKMSGFEVCQKLKSDPATRGIMVLMVTALNELGDIERAVEAGTDDFLSKPVNKLELVKRVENMLRLYSVSDEVERLRQYIEEMEKRQLAGNANTK is encoded by the coding sequence ATGTCTGAGAAAAGCCGCATCCTGATTGCTGATGATAACGAGCCCAACGTCGAGCTGTTGGAGGCGTATCTGGCGAACCTCGATGCCGAGATCGAAATCGCCGTCGACGGGCAGGATACGCTCGACAAAGTGGCTAGCTTTCAGCCGCAGTTGATCCTGCTCGACGTGATGATGCCGAAAATGAGTGGTTTTGAAGTCTGCCAGAAACTCAAGAGCGACCCGGCGACTCGTGGTATTATGGTATTGATGGTGACCGCCCTGAACGAGCTGGGCGACATCGAACGTGCCGTGGAAGCAGGAACCGACGACTTCCTCTCCAAGCCGGTCAACAAGCTGGAGCTTGTGAAACGGGTGGAGAACATGCTGCGGCTGTACTCCGTAAGTGACGAAGTGGAACGGCTGCGGCAATACATTGAAGAGATGGAAAAACGCCAATTGGCAGGCAATGCCAACACTAAGTGA
- a CDS encoding alpha/beta fold hydrolase yields MSETLHTYDQGSGPPVLFVHGFPLNHQMWRCQLDALASDYRVIAPDLRGFGKSDIASISSKTGVEMSEFADDLALLLDRLEVAEPVTLVGFSMGGYIGWQFFKQYRQRLAAMVLCDTKAAADTPQAREIRYRMAEGVEGWGSSHVAMLMTSKLFGPQTLASNQPLVDEVTEMISSTNPVTIAAAQRGMAHRDDSTDLLPTLDLPTLYLCGRDDQISPPDEMQAMADATPGATYVEIPSAGHMSPMENPTAVNEALRSFLAR; encoded by the coding sequence ATGTCCGAAACGTTGCACACTTACGATCAAGGTTCAGGTCCTCCAGTTCTGTTTGTCCACGGTTTTCCACTCAATCACCAGATGTGGCGGTGTCAGCTCGACGCCTTGGCCAGCGACTACCGGGTCATTGCTCCTGATCTTCGTGGTTTTGGTAAATCGGACATTGCTTCGATTAGTAGCAAGACCGGCGTCGAAATGTCGGAGTTCGCCGACGACCTCGCCTTGCTGCTCGATCGACTCGAAGTCGCTGAGCCGGTGACTCTGGTTGGCTTCTCGATGGGGGGCTACATCGGCTGGCAGTTTTTCAAGCAGTATCGCCAGCGACTAGCGGCCATGGTGCTGTGCGACACCAAAGCTGCGGCCGACACGCCGCAAGCACGCGAAATCCGATATCGCATGGCCGAAGGGGTCGAAGGTTGGGGCTCGTCGCATGTTGCGATGCTGATGACCAGCAAGCTGTTCGGTCCGCAGACGCTGGCCAGCAATCAGCCGCTGGTAGACGAAGTGACCGAAATGATTTCGTCGACCAATCCGGTGACCATCGCTGCTGCTCAGCGTGGGATGGCTCATCGCGACGACTCCACCGACCTGCTACCAACGCTCGACCTGCCGACGCTCTACCTTTGTGGGCGGGACGACCAGATCAGCCCGCCGGACGAAATGCAGGCAATGGCAGACGCGACTCCCGGCGCCACGTATGTCGAGATCCCCTCGGCTGGGCACATGAGCCCTATGGAGAACCCCACCGCAGTGAACGAAGCCCTACGGAGCTTCCTCGCCCGGTAG
- a CDS encoding DUF2617 family protein codes for MLQFYGRSLHPELFEVHRNRVVQRSAYTATLNITTTGHVVCWQQPEGITLNEVATSALHDLPLKRRLMSYRVRGTYDDRIECAGGLVYETSVDIEQADNDTLRSYQQGLQLAGEKNSVLLAFESGGRVGLGAFSYIHFESRARSLRIQALHTFPDDGVILKSQSSFTLPAE; via the coding sequence GTGCTGCAATTCTATGGGCGGTCGTTGCACCCGGAGTTGTTTGAAGTGCATCGTAACCGCGTGGTACAACGCAGCGCCTACACGGCGACGCTCAACATTACGACCACCGGTCATGTAGTTTGCTGGCAGCAGCCCGAAGGCATAACGCTGAATGAAGTCGCCACGTCGGCCTTGCACGACTTGCCGCTCAAGCGGCGGTTGATGTCGTACCGGGTACGCGGCACCTACGACGACCGCATTGAGTGTGCTGGTGGGCTGGTATACGAAACCAGCGTGGACATCGAGCAAGCCGACAACGATACCCTGCGAAGCTATCAGCAAGGCCTGCAGCTAGCAGGTGAGAAAAACAGCGTGCTGCTGGCGTTCGAGTCGGGCGGTCGCGTTGGGCTGGGTGCGTTCAGCTACATCCATTTTGAGTCCCGCGCCCGATCGCTCCGCATTCAAGCGTTGCACACGTTTCCCGATGACGGGGTGATTTTAAAGAGCCAATCGTCGTTCACGCTGCCAGCCGAATAG
- a CDS encoding endonuclease III domain-containing protein, whose amino-acid sequence MPRRLPSLDELYETMLAACGPQHWWPGESPLEVVVGAVLVQNTAWRNVERAIANLKTHELLDVERLHRAPTEQLETLLQPAGYFRVKTKRLQNVIRFLVDQHGGSLDRLFELSIDDARQQLLSVNGVGPETADSILLYAGSLPRFVVDAYTRRILLRHNWIEPPATYEAMQQLFERRLAPDVDLYNEYHALIVRVGNEYCRAKPKCESCPLRSYLPRSGPCEI is encoded by the coding sequence ATGCCGCGACGTTTGCCGTCCCTTGACGAGTTGTACGAAACCATGCTCGCTGCGTGTGGTCCGCAGCACTGGTGGCCAGGCGAATCACCGCTCGAAGTAGTGGTCGGCGCCGTGTTGGTGCAGAACACCGCTTGGCGAAATGTCGAACGGGCGATCGCCAATTTAAAAACGCACGAACTGCTCGATGTCGAACGCTTGCATCGCGCGCCGACCGAGCAACTCGAAACGCTTCTGCAGCCCGCTGGTTACTTTCGGGTGAAAACCAAACGGCTGCAAAACGTCATTCGTTTTCTTGTCGACCAGCATGGCGGGTCGCTCGATCGGTTGTTCGAACTCTCCATCGACGATGCTCGTCAGCAACTCCTTTCTGTAAACGGGGTTGGGCCCGAAACGGCCGATTCTATTTTGTTGTACGCGGGATCGTTGCCACGGTTTGTGGTCGATGCGTACACGCGTCGCATTCTGCTGCGACATAATTGGATCGAGCCGCCGGCCACCTACGAGGCGATGCAGCAACTCTTCGAACGGCGACTCGCACCCGATGTGGATCTCTATAACGAGTACCACGCGCTGATTGTTCGCGTCGGCAACGAATACTGCCGGGCGAAGCCAAAGTGCGAGTCGTGTCCGCTTCGCAGCTACTTGCCGCGCAGCGGGCCGTGCGAGATTTGA